In the genome of Mucilaginibacter sp. 14171R-50, the window ATGGAAAGGTGGTTGAAGTATGGTTTTTAAAGTAATCTGCCTGTTCCGCCGGACTAAATACCAGGAACCATTCGGGATAGGTCAGGAAAGTTTGATCGGGAGGACGTATGGCTGACTGAGGTGTTAAAGGATGCTGATCAGTAGCGAGCCAGGCTTTATCAACCAACAAACCCTTCCCGGCAGGCACAGTAGATAGTTTCCTGTTTTTAACAGCAAACGTTACGATAGCCAGCAGTAGAGCAATTAATGTTAGTATCCTTAGCCTTTTCATGGTTTATATTTTAGTAAACAACATTTTAGTAAACAACATTAAAGTATTGTCGGATGGATCTTTATCCTGCAGTATGCGTTTACCGGCGTCTTTAAAACCGGCATCTTCAATAAGTGCCGCCCATTCATCTGCCGGTTTAAAGTTCTTAAAATCGTTAGCTTCAAACTCCCAGGTTTCGTTCAGGCCTACATTAAATACGGTATGCACCAGGGATACAAAAGTGGCCATTTCTGGCGTTTTTACATCATGATCGCGAATAACAAACGAGCCGCCGGGCCGCAGGATACGGTTAATTGATTGTACAAATTCATCCAGCTTTGTTACAGGGCAATGGTGCAAGCCTATATAGCAGGTAACCACATCGAGGCTGGCATCGGAGATAATTGAACTGTTTATAGTGTCATAACCATTAATATTGACAAAAGTGCCTAACTTACCTAACTGCCCCCGTTCCATAATGTCTCCCGGCGAATTAGTTGGCGCCAGATCATTAATCAGATATATCGGACCGGTAACTTTGGTTTCTTTTCTTAGCTGACTAATATACCGGCCGGTAGAACCGATCTCGGCATAACCGTCGATCTGTTTTAAACCGCCTAATAATTCCAGCGTTTGCCTAACGATCTCTTTTTTCTGTTTTTTCAGCGCAGGCAATGCATAAGTCAGTTCAGATAAAAATGGCTTAATGTTTTTCAATTTGCTTTGTACCGATTTATAAATCTCCTCATCGGTTCTGCCGGCGGCGGTTTCTTCTTTTATTAGTTGATGAAATTTATCCTCGGGATATAAATGAAATATCACCTGCAAAAAGCGGTAAAAATCATCGCTCCATTTAGTATCGTTAAATACTGCTTTAAATTCGGATGTATTAGCCATTGCTTTGTGGTTTTAATGGTTGATAATAAGTATCCCAAAAAATGTTCCTGAATTTGTAGTCAGGGTCGAGCTTGGTTTTCAAGTTGAATAACTTTTGCGCGTTGG includes:
- a CDS encoding class I SAM-dependent methyltransferase; protein product: MANTSEFKAVFNDTKWSDDFYRFLQVIFHLYPEDKFHQLIKEETAAGRTDEEIYKSVQSKLKNIKPFLSELTYALPALKKQKKEIVRQTLELLGGLKQIDGYAEIGSTGRYISQLRKETKVTGPIYLINDLAPTNSPGDIMERGQLGKLGTFVNINGYDTINSSIISDASLDVVTCYIGLHHCPVTKLDEFVQSINRILRPGGSFVIRDHDVKTPEMATFVSLVHTVFNVGLNETWEFEANDFKNFKPADEWAALIEDAGFKDAGKRILQDKDPSDNTLMLFTKMLFTKI